One genomic region from Quercus robur chromosome 4, dhQueRobu3.1, whole genome shotgun sequence encodes:
- the LOC126721898 gene encoding uncharacterized protein LOC126721898 codes for MSKTPDGRLSRPYIEGVNAFINFAKAVVDLSGNIPCPCIHCVNCYRQSLHTVRIHLLHRGIMQSYINWHNHGESRVLNENIHDNEMSDGDHMDGIDALVGDRIRGEPRNVIEDEEVHHFDKLEEDAKRELYPGCTDYSILKFVIEMLNVKVLPKGNLVPRSTYEAKKILRDLGLSYEHIDACKNDCALFWKENENIDKCPVCEAPRYKDTCAQGKKISHKVLRYFPLTPRLRRLYMSSQRAKDMRWYIDKRVDDGIMRHPADSEERKEFDLQYPDFALEPRNVRLGLATDGFNPFGNINNNYSIWPVILIPYNLPPWLVMKEPYFMLSLLIPGPHQPGNEIDIYLKPLVDELKELWEEGVETYDAYSKEHF; via the exons ATGAGTAAGACACCTGATGGCAGATTAAGTCGTCCATATATTGAAGGGGTCaatgcatttattaattttgcaaAGGCGGTTGTGGACTTGAGTGGTAATATTCCGTGTCCGTGTATTCACTGTGTGAATTGCTATCGACAATCTCTTCATACTGTGCGTATCCACTTGCTTCATCGTGGGATTATGCAATCTTACATTAATTGGCATAATCATGGAGAATCTCGTGTATTGAACGAGAACATTCATGATAATGAAATGTCGGATGGTGATCATATGGATGGTATCGATGCCTTGGTAGGTGATCGAATTAGAGGGGAACCGAGGAATGTAATCGAAGATGAGGAGGTGCATCATTTTGacaaacttgaggaagatgcaAAGCGTGAGTTGTATCCGGGTTGCACTGATTATAGTATCTTGAAGTTTGTTATTGAGATGTTGAATGTAAAG GTTTTACCGAAAGGTAACTTGGTACCAAGGTCAACTTATGAAGCAAAGAAGATATTACGTGACTTGGGCTTGTCATACGAGCATATAGATGCATGTAAAAATGATTGTGCACTATtttggaaggaaaatgaaaacattGATAAATGTCCGGTGTGTGAGGCGCCTAGGTACAAGGATACATGTGCCCAAGGTAAGAAGATTTCTCATAAGGTATTGCGTTACTTCCCGTTGACACCGAGACTGAGGAGATTGTACATGTCAAGCCAAAGAGCTAAGGACATGAGATGGTATATAGACAAACGTGTGGATGATGGGATAATGAGGCATCCAGCTGATAGTGAGGAGCGGAAGGAGTTTGATTTGCAATATCCTGATTTTGCCCTCGAACCTCGCAATGTAAGGTTGGGGTTGGCTACAGATGGATTTAACCCTTTTGGGAATATAAACAACAACTATAGTATATGGCCTGTCATACTTATCCCCTATAACCTACCGCCTTGGCTGGTTATGAAAGAGCCATATTTTATGTTGTCTTTACTTATTCCTGGTCCTCATCAACCGGGAAATGAAATTGATATTTACTTGAAACCATTGGTTGATGAGTTGAAGGAGTTGTGGGAAGAAGGTGTAGAAACTTATGATGCTTATAGTAAAGAGCATTTCTAG